A stretch of DNA from Brevibacillus ruminantium:
ATGACGAAGCAAAGCTATCTTGACAAGCAGCAAACCGCTATTCAAAAGTTTACCAATGCCATCTACAAAGGGCAACAATGGGTCGCCTCCCACTCGGCGAAAGAAATAGCGGAGGTTATTGCCCCCTACTTCCAGGATATCCCGCTGGAAATACTGGAAAGCTCCATCAAACGCTACCAGGAGCAGGGCTCGTTCGCAACGGACCCGATTCTGGATGAAGCCGAATGGAATCAACTGCAGGAGATCATGGACGCAGCGGGTGAACTGAAAGAGCGGGTTGACTACAACAAGCTAGTCAACACCACTTTCGCCAAAACTGCAAAGGAAAGGAAGTAATCAAAAATGAACCAGCTTCTTTCTACGCCGGCCAAGATTGAGCTACGCCACGTCACGCATCTCTATGTTTCAACGTCCAGAGCGTTCATGGCGGTCAGGGACATCAACCTGCGCGTGGAGGAAGGCGAGTTCATCTGTCTAGTCGGCCCCAGTGGTTGTGGGAAAACGACACTGCTTTCACTGATTGCCGGACTGGAGAAGCCCACCGCAGGTAAGGTGCTGATCGAAGGCAAGCCCGTGTTGGGAAGCTCCCGCCAGGTCGGCTATATGCTTCAGCAGGATTATCTGTTCAACTGGCGGACAATCGAGGAGAACGTTTTTCTCGGGCTGGACATCCAGGGAATCCGCAACAGAGAGACTGAAGATTTCGCGCTGCATCTCCTTGACGAGATGGAGCTGGCAGACGTGCGCCGTGCTTATCCCGCCCAGCTCTCCGGTGGCATGCGTCAACGGGTGGCACTGGTGCGAACGCTCGCCTGCCAGCCCGATGTTCTGCTCCTGGATGAACCGTTCTCCGCACTCGATTATCAGACCAAGCTGAAGCTGGAGGATTTGATTTTTTCCGCGCTGCGCCGCCATAAAAAGACGGCGATCCTGGTCACACATGATCTGTCCGAGTCGATTGCGATGGGCGACCGCATCTATATCCTGGCCCGCAATCCCGGACGGATCAGCAGTGAAGTAGCCGTTCCTTCCGAAATACGCGACGCAATCCCTTTTGATGCCCGAAATATCCCTGGCTTTCAGGACCTCTTCCACCAAGTCTGGAAAGAGATGGAGGTGGTATCGGATGCTGCAAAAGGAAATTGAAGCGATCCATCAAAATCATATCAAGCAAAAAGGCAAAGAACGAAATTTGATTTTCGTCACTCAGGTGACAATCTTTTTGGTTTTTATCGGAATTTGGGAATGGATGGCCCGAATGGACGCCATCAACGTGCTGATTTTCAGTTATCCGTCCAAGATGTGGGAGCTTTTCTGGACACAGCTAATGGATGGCCGGCTCCTGCCGCATATCGGCATGACGGTCTGGGAAACGGTTGTCGGCTTTCTGCTCGGAACGATTCTTGGCACCTTGCTGGCTACACTGATCTGGTGGTCACCGTTTCTCTCCCGCGTGCTCGACCCCTATCTCGTCGTCCTGAACAGCATGCCCAAAGTAGCGCTCGGACCCGTCTTTATCGTCTTTCTCGGTCCCGGTTTGCTCTCGATTATCGCGATGGGCTGCGCCATCTCTGTCATCATCACCACCATCGTCATCTATACCAGCTTCAAGGAAGTCAACCAGAATTACATCAGGGTTGTGCAGACCCTGGGTGGGAACAAACAGCAAATCTTTCGCTTGGTGATCTTGCCCTCCACCATCCCCACTATTTTGTCTACACTGAAGGTAAATGTGGGTCTCTCTTGGGTTGGTGTGATCGTCGGCGAGTTTCTCGTCTCGAAGATGGGGCTGGGATACCTGATTATCTACGGCTTCCAAGTGTTTAATTTTACGCTGGTCATGGTTTCGCTGGCGATCATTGCTGTCGTAGCAACTCTGATGTATCAAGGGGTTGCTTTTCTGGAAAGGAGACTCACCAGCCAATTTAAATAAAAGCGCGGACGCTGCTTGCAACGATGCGGGCAGCGTCGCTTTTTCTCTCCAAGCAGGAAGAACCACTTTTTCCGTTATAGGATAAATCTATTACGTTTATAATTTTTATAGATTTTACCTATTTATATGTCCCGGCTATAATCATCTTCAAACGATAGAAACGAAGGTGACCGGCATGTCGTCCTACCTGTCCATCCTTACACAAGTCATTTTCCCGATAATCCTGCTGATTGGTGTCGGGGTCATCCTGCATCGCAGGTTTCAGCTCGATATGAACACGTTGTCCAAATTGATCATGTACTTCTTTTTGCCAGCCATGACCTTCATTGCCATATACGAAGCCTCCATCTCCCTGTCCCTCTTAAAGGAGGTTGTTATTTTTTTGCTGCTTCAGCTGGCCGTTCTTCACTTCCTGGGGAAAGCTGTAAGCAAGCTGCTGGGTCTGGGGGAAAAATCTGCAGCCAGCTTCAACAACAGTATCATCCTGAGCAACAACGGCAATATCGGCATCCCGGTAAACGATCTGGCCTTTCGTCATGATCCCTTGGCCATGTCCGTGCAAATGGTCGTCGTGCTGTTTGAGGTCGTCCTCGCTTTCACCTACGGCCTGTTTAACGCTAGCACAGCCAGTATCGGGCTGAAAACGTCGCTGATTACCTTTGTAAAGTTGCCTATTGTCTACGCCCTCGTATCGGGCATGCTGCTTCACATGTTTCAGGTGCCCTTGCCTTCTTTTGTGCTGATCCCGCTGCATACCGTCGCTAACAGCATGCTGGCTGTCGCGCTGGTTTCGATTGGGGCCCAGGTAGCACGGCTGGGGATTTCTCGATATTCCCGTATGGTTTTGTCCAGCAGCCTCCTCCGTCTGGTCGCCGCTCCGCTCTGTGCCTATGTTCTGCTTCGATTGCTGAACATGAATGGCGTCATCGCGCAAGCTCTTCTGATATGCAGCGCGCTTCCTACTTCCAGAAACAGTGCTGCCCTCGCACTGGAGTATGGGAACGAGCCGGAATTCGCCGCACAGGCCGTACTGGCTTCCACGCTGCTTAGCAGCCTGACGCTCACGTTTGTCATCGATTTGTCCACTCGCCTCTTCTAGGAATAAAGAGATCGGTACACATGCATACGAAAAGCGCCTGGCAATCGCACAGGCGCCCGTCACCACTTTTCTTACCAGAACTTCCACTTGCTTTTTTTCTCGGCCACTTCCGTCTCTGCCTTTTCCGCTGTCTGCTTCATCGCCGCTTCTGTGTCCACTGCACCCGGTATCCGGGCGAGGAAATGGTCTACCATCGGCTTGTACTGGTCGGACAAGTGTTCTTGCATCTGACGCAGAATGGTGATAGCTTTTTCTTTTTGGTCGGTGGTCAAAAGGGCATTGGCATAGTTGAATCCGGTAAACGGATACGTGATCGAATCCAAAGACCAATACTGCTCACAAATCTGAATAAGCTGGTACACATACCCGGCTTGGCCAAGCTCTCCGGTCACCGTCATGATCACTTCTTCTTTTTCCGGCGCCCGCTCGATTGCTTCTTTATACCACTGCATGGCCTTTAACAGATTTTCCTCTGTCATTGCCAAACGAGCCGAGTGCAGTTGCGGACGCCATGAGCCCTCCTTGGACATAAACGCTTCCAATTTCCGCTTCAGTTCCTCACGTTTGTTAAATTGCAAAAAGCTTTCCACATACATATTCAGGCCGTTTTCCTGGTTAGGGTCTTTGAACAGTCCCGCTTCCAGTGTCTCAAAGGCTTTGGCCTCTTGACCTTCCAGCGCGTAGAGCTTGGCCAGATTGGTGCACGCCGTACCGGAGGACGGAAAACGCTCCAGGCAATCGAGCAGCATTTTTTTCGCCTGCTCGTACTCCCCTGCCTGCATGTGCACCACAGAACGGAAAATCAGCGCAGATTCAATCGGACCATACAGCTCCAA
This window harbors:
- a CDS encoding ABC transporter permease; amino-acid sequence: MLQKEIEAIHQNHIKQKGKERNLIFVTQVTIFLVFIGIWEWMARMDAINVLIFSYPSKMWELFWTQLMDGRLLPHIGMTVWETVVGFLLGTILGTLLATLIWWSPFLSRVLDPYLVVLNSMPKVALGPVFIVFLGPGLLSIIAMGCAISVIITTIVIYTSFKEVNQNYIRVVQTLGGNKQQIFRLVILPSTIPTILSTLKVNVGLSWVGVIVGEFLVSKMGLGYLIIYGFQVFNFTLVMVSLAIIAVVATLMYQGVAFLERRLTSQFK
- a CDS encoding tetratricopeptide repeat protein, producing MSEFVTFTNEHGQSVQLSREDFQKKIIPQNLDKFWDDKEKLRDFAMELVREKFSEQAAVAADRLLELYGPIESALIFRSVVHMQAGEYEQAKKMLLDCLERFPSSGTACTNLAKLYALEGQEAKAFETLEAGLFKDPNQENGLNMYVESFLQFNKREELKRKLEAFMSKEGSWRPQLHSARLAMTEENLLKAMQWYKEAIERAPEKEEVIMTVTGELGQAGYVYQLIQICEQYWSLDSITYPFTGFNYANALLTTDQKEKAITILRQMQEHLSDQYKPMVDHFLARIPGAVDTEAAMKQTAEKAETEVAEKKSKWKFW
- a CDS encoding AEC family transporter encodes the protein MSSYLSILTQVIFPIILLIGVGVILHRRFQLDMNTLSKLIMYFFLPAMTFIAIYEASISLSLLKEVVIFLLLQLAVLHFLGKAVSKLLGLGEKSAASFNNSIILSNNGNIGIPVNDLAFRHDPLAMSVQMVVVLFEVVLAFTYGLFNASTASIGLKTSLITFVKLPIVYALVSGMLLHMFQVPLPSFVLIPLHTVANSMLAVALVSIGAQVARLGISRYSRMVLSSSLLRLVAAPLCAYVLLRLLNMNGVIAQALLICSALPTSRNSAALALEYGNEPEFAAQAVLASTLLSSLTLTFVIDLSTRLF
- a CDS encoding ABC transporter ATP-binding protein — its product is MNQLLSTPAKIELRHVTHLYVSTSRAFMAVRDINLRVEEGEFICLVGPSGCGKTTLLSLIAGLEKPTAGKVLIEGKPVLGSSRQVGYMLQQDYLFNWRTIEENVFLGLDIQGIRNRETEDFALHLLDEMELADVRRAYPAQLSGGMRQRVALVRTLACQPDVLLLDEPFSALDYQTKLKLEDLIFSALRRHKKTAILVTHDLSESIAMGDRIYILARNPGRISSEVAVPSEIRDAIPFDARNIPGFQDLFHQVWKEMEVVSDAAKGN